One Vicia villosa cultivar HV-30 ecotype Madison, WI linkage group LG5, Vvil1.0, whole genome shotgun sequence genomic window, accgattcttgatagtaaccttgttcaattgtctgtaatctacacacagcctcattgaaccctctttcttcttcaccagtaacacaggcgcaccccacggcgaaacactaggacgaataaatttcttctcaagcaattcctctaactgcttcttcagttcagctaattcagacggcgacatacggtacggtgccatcgacactggactagttcccggaaccaattcaatagaaaactccacttctctttccggtggtaattcattcacatcttctggaaagacttctggaaactcacacaccacaggcaattcgccTCTCGCCCCTTTttccttcacattcatcaatgcaaacaacataaacacagtTGCACCATtaccgatagcctcattcacttgtctagctgtcatctccagattatcattactaacctcttcaggaaagattaccgtctttgtaaaacaattgatatgaacacggttgaattccaaccagttcattcccaggattacatcaagttctttcaacggaaggcacactaagtccatcccgaattctctaccaaaaatgtcaaccggacaattcaggcatgcagacgaagtagttactgaacccgacgtaggagtgtcaataaccatacttccatttatatcagatatctcaagattcaacctcatagcacaatccaaggaaataaaagaatgagttgctccagtatcaataattgcaactaaaggtgtgccatgaatgaaacacgtacctttaatcaacctgtcctctggagtagtatctgacccggtcaaagcaaaaacctttcctcctgactggttcttctttggcttaggacaattaggactgatgtgaccttcttctccacagttgaaacaagtcacaatccttttcttgcagtcagcagcaatatgacccacttggtcacacttgtaacacttcctctgatcaaccttgcattcattcctacgatgtcccatctcaccacaattataacacctgatacgagcactggaatctcccccactgggtttcttccaatcaacaggtttacctttaccatatggcttacctctatccataggcttcttaccctttctgtcaactaactcgcgagagtgagatgacttcagcttgatgctatcttcctcaaaaatcctgctacaatctaccaggtcaacaaacctccggatcctctggtacctgataccctgcttgatctcatcacgaagaccattctcaaatttgacacatttcgagaactcactggcttcatcatcattgtagtgcacatagtaccttgccagttccacaaacttggcagcatattccggtactgacatattgccttgaaccagtgctagaaattcaacttcctttcttcccctgacatcctcaggaaaatacctcctcagaaattccctcctgaacACAGCCCAGGTAATTGCTGTATTACCAGCATCCAGCTCGGCTTTAGTtgacaaccaccagtcatcagcttcctcagataacatgtgagtgccaaacCTCACCTTAAGGTTCTCGGCGCAGTcaatgactcggaaaatcctctcgacCTCCTTGAGCCATTTTTGAGCACCCTCTGGAttatgcgtgcctttgaacattggaggattgttcctctgaaaattccccaattgcctatcagcaccgattcctgctcctacagtccctcctccaagcacaccagcaatcatacccagagcctctgcgagagcatcatcgtttcttcctcttccagccattgttctgcttaatcacaaataacccagtcagaacaaaagtatcgacaataactcgtattagtcgcatacaccgAAGGACTGACacaaagactctggtcacaacgaccgactatgctctgataccactattgtaacacccctctaataacccgcggcaattaaacaattaataaatcagagtaggcatgcaaggggtatcacaattcataaaataaataaacacacgtcggtacctgtcatgcattcactgaaaacaactgaaattataactcaacagataaaatcatgttttacacagcggaattaaagcacacagagtcaacattcatcataatgtatctgactcaatcaacaaccaaatagagttataaccaaactcatacacaaacgtgttcccagtgttacatctaccagagcatgacaccgacactataaccaaaaacagacttatgagctaatcctcaccaagtcacgccgctatcctcaatctgaaaaatgacaacaagtaagggtgagtctcatcacagttaaccaatgttatcacatcacaaataataacatgtcatagtcatatcattcacccaatcgtttcatattcagacaatcaccaatcatatatccacagacaaacaaacaatcaacacataacatatataatcatgttatagcaaatcatgcacatgtatgaaactgacactatgcatgtggtaccaatcatcaccagtggaatcatccaccgaccgatctatcatcaattcagaaacggtcctgccagcaccaattccacacaatgggaattctgcccctcgatgaatcctctcatcatataggattcaactcatgtttatgaatgcatgtaacatatatataacatactttcatcattaccaatctatgagtagcatcaactatactcatttcatcatcatcatcaataacaagcatgttcatatatacatcacatcattcatcataatcaatcatcagtaaaccacagaatcacattacaaggtttacacagtacgaAACAGTACACAAACAGACATACCaaccgaaagttacacatcatcgaactttccagaaaatcacaaaacagaaatttcacacacaacacgccatacgcgtatcactatgcctcatacgcatccatacgcgttTCAAcacgcctcatacgcgtatcatacgcaatccACCAGAACATAAAAATAGCCTGTAAACCATCACATACGCGTATCAGttctccatacgcgtatcaccagagctatgttcctctttccaaatttccatacgcgtatcagccctgccatacgcgtatcaccagaataatttttccTCTTCAattattcccatacgcgtatgtgcatcctcatacgctctcgtaCGCAACACACCATTACGTGgttcttgggacagggcaactgcgtatcatacgcgtatagccccttgggagtgtcccccatacgcgtatcagcctcattccatacgcgtatggcactgtttcatacgcgaaacaccagaaatgcccagtaacctgcagaattcgacacagtccaaaaacccattcgttcccactcataccagtctacgaaattgagtccaaaaaccagaaaaatgcatctaacagtgtacgaattcatccacaaacagtagcatatgattctctaaccaattctattcatcatatcctaatctatcagttattagggattacagttcaaacccaaatgatgaacacagatgaatgtttcagaatttggaatcaatcaaccaaataatattcctaatccacattactactcataacacgataatagagattaaacggagagtcccccccttacctcagataattgttcttgatctttggtctctccctctacagatctccttcagttCCTCGTGTTCTCAGCCctcgttctttcacgttctttcttcctttccagttccaaatgtttatgaaaataatataatattttagtaaaaaggattataaaattaccctccctcttttactaattactcatatggcccaaatgccataaaccattattttcacaaaatccccaataattctaattattaattcaataatccaattaaattaatattaaaattatacgggtgttacacctacaggtgtttattgtaaatccCCCATCCCTaaacttgtaatagcgtaggtctttactttccgcattctAATTCCTGCACAATacttattgcgtggttagtaaaacagGGAGtggcaagaataataactgaacgtagctcactaattcaagacaaatattcgaactgaactcacgtgattggtgcacacacacacacctttaaggtaactcCTCTTACTGTTGCCTTTCgatcagaatagtcaagtcccttcgagcgtagggactccttagcctgttgccttcgataaaatcatcatagtccctcgatataaagatcatagtcccttcgagttgcctatgataaatatgatctcgtccctcgatgttgcctcgataagtgatgatcgtcccttcgaatgctaaggagtctttacatgttgcctaaatgactattatatccttcccttagactacctgccctcttcatggtagggacagttttatggcgaacgatactctcgatgaccctttcaaatccaattgaaagacttcctgccctctcatggtatggatagaccctttcgcccgaaagacttaaagaacatgaaagacaaacttagggtaggtagttcttaaatgcttgctcacattcaattcaaaattcaaaatgcttttcacacctccttttcaaaacgatttccaaaaggctacgtttatttacaagctaaagtccttattcaaatcttttctaaacacacactacatttcttttcaaacatttcaaacaaacaagtgagctaagcaattaagagcccatggataaccatggatgcaaagggtgcttgcaccttccctttgtataacctaccccccgaactcaaaatctttcaaaggtctttcctgttctttttgcctttccaattggataaaataaaagtcggtggcgactcttgcttaccgcgacatttcaataaagtcagttcaccgtattacaacaatGTACAAGTCAAATAATCatgtcaaaaagtatggaaaaagcttcaagaacaatgtatcaattcaAGTGTCCAAGTCTTATCATGAGCAAAAGTTAGCACCAAACTATTCAAGATTAAAGTTGAAGACTAAGTATGGATCTTGATTGATAGAGGTACAAGCATGCAATTATATTGATAGTTTTAGTGCTTAAATTATTCTCCAAAAAATCACTTGTATGCATTGGTCATTTGtattcaaaatcactttcaaagATAATTTTTTGTATCATATTtaccatgttaaatcactttcaaatataattttttttatcatgtttgtACCAAGTTAAATaactttcaaatataatctatTGACTTGGATAAATCAATAGATATTGCATTAGGTTGGTTCAAATATTTAGACAAATTTTTAAGATTTTTCAAACATGCAATTTTTGGTAATTTGTAGCACAAACATGGCCACAATTTACAATGTTTTGAAAtagtatttttaaatttgaaatttgaaaaacgcTGCGAACTTGTTAAGTCAATTGACCATTTTAACTGACTTAAGAAGTActgtataaaatttaaaattatgtttttttttcatgAACCATTGTTATTCTAAACtattgttctcatttcaacttgatTGATCCAAGAGGATTGCAGGAGATGTCTTGGGTTTAGGCTTGTACAAATATCTAGCcgtagtgaaatctctttcgtgttgaaaggggactggagtactctcgaacTGTGAAGGGAATCAGTATACATCATTATGTTATTTCTTTTTctgcatttaccgctttcatcacaaatcaaaaactataaaagaaagaaacacatgtataaactcttgcaccaaaccaaaaaaataagaacaagtattctaaaatcggataaattttcaaagtcttaattcacccccctcttaggcgcactaaACTTACAAGTCTTGAAGTATTATAgcgacacacacacacacacactctctctctctctctcacacacacacacacacacgcacacacacacacacacacacaaagttTTTAAAACCCTatatgattttataaaatctcTTGAAAAATTATCAATACTTGTGTGGAATTGATTAAAAAGTGTTTCTAATCAATTGGTGAAATTATTACAATGTCTAATTGATTAAGGACTTGGTTCAATCAAATAGAGAAAGGAAAATAACCTCTTAATCAATTAGAAaagcttttaatcaattaaaccaTATAGTTGTTTCAGGCTTTCATTTTTAGGATTATGGTTTCAGCATTTTGAAAGGTTTTAATCAGTTACTTGCTatgattaattgattaaaacaTTAAAAAGGCTCGTGGATCATTTTCTTTTTTAAGccaatatttttttcttatataaaggGGGCTTGTCCTCAATATATTTTACACTAAAGTTTTGATTAGAAAACCTTCTACCTCTCTTCTACTCTCTTCGCTTTCATATTTTCTTTCCATGAAGAATGCCATAGTTCTGAAAGATCCAAAAGCTTGTGTGAGAGTTTTGTTGTAATTGGTGAtttctttaaatttttgtattcAAGTGATTCTCTTATAGAATTATTTTATAAAGGTTGCAAGATAGACCCGTATAAAAGCTTGGTTATAGGTTTTTAAGCTTAACCTTTGTAAAAGCTATAGTTGTAAGTTTTTGAGCTTAGCCTGTGTAAAAGCCCTGTTTGAAGGTTCTTGACAAAAACTTGTTTAAAAGCTCTCTATGTTGGTTATTAAGCTTAGCTAATGTAAAAGCTCCATTTATCTTTCTAGAGGTGTTTCTAGCAGATATACCAGGCTTACCACTAGTTTGCAATGTTGAATTCTCTATTGATATCACTCATGGAACAAGATCTATCTCCATTTCTTCCTACAGAATGTCTCCGCTGGAGTTAGATGAGATAAAGAAGCAATTAGAGGACCTCCAATCCAAGGAATTTATTCTACCAAGTGTTTCACCTTGGGGAGCCTCGGTCCTTCTTATGAAGAAGAATAATGTCAAATCTAAACTTCGCAGTGattataaaaaaatcaacaaagttACCATGAAGGAAATATATCCATTGCCACGTATTGACAACCTCATGGACCAACTCAAAGGTGTAATAGTATTTTCGacaattgatttgaattttgggCACCATCAAATACGAGTGAAGGAAGAAGATTTTCCCAAGACAACATTTAGAACTCGCTACGGGCATTATGAATATCTAGCGATGCCTTTCGGAGTGACCAATGCACCTGTcattttcatggattatatgaatcgtaTCTTCCATCTGTTCTTGGAAAAATTTTATGGTAGTATTTATCAATGAGATTCTTATATATTCCAAGAATATGGTAGAGCACCAAGAGCATTTACGTCAGGTATTTCAAGTGTTGAAGGGGAAACAATTATATGTTAACTTAGGGAAGTGTGAACTTTGGCTAGATGAAGTGAAGTTTCTAGAGCACGTGATTTCGAAGAATGCTATTATTGTCAATCCATCCAAAGTAGAAGTTGTGCTAGGCTGGGAGCCACCTAAGACACCATTACTTATTTTTACAAGTTTTCAAAATTTCAGGGTTCAATTTGACAGAAGAGAAGGCAATGGTCATGCCAATCTAGGAGATTTGTACCCTAATTTTATTTAGGGTTCATTTGAATAAGAGTTGGAAATAAACACAGTAaaaacgaagaagaagatgaacaaatgCCAACAAGGATGCCATGCTGACAAAAATAGACGTCGCTTGCTGGAATTTGACGAAAAAGATTTATTTgacaaagtttgaagaaaaataaatcaaattgatatttttaaaatttaagggACAAAAATAGACCAAATTAAAGATAAAGAATTAAGAAAAAAGCGTTTAACCTTTAATAAATTTTTGACTAGCACCAAACATAATTTCATCCAAAACACAATATGTGATGTATAGATATTTGTTCAACTATGACTAAATTTTCTAACACTTTGTAGTATTGattaagaatattaaaaaaaaacaataaaatatatcTTATAATTTAAAAAGAGACTTATTTTTATTGACAACTATTTTCTACAAGGGTTTATATTTAATAACAAAGATAGTATATAACGAACTCAATTCACTAGGTTTGAAAAATTATAGATAAAAAACAATCCAAAGAATCATAATCCAAAGTTCAAAAATGTAATCCTAATCCAATAATATAACCTTCTAAAAGAATCAAAATTCAATTACTACCTcaggtcccatttataagaaaagattctctttttagatacattgaataaataatgtatctgaacAATATGTTgtccaaatacattatttattcaatgtatctaaaaagagaattttttcttataaatgggacgaGAGGGAGTAACCGTTAATATTACTATTCTAAAACCCATAACAAAATGCAAAACTCACTTTTTACTTCATAGCAAATTCAAATAATGAAAGAATGTATATATTTCCattaacaaaaaaagaaaatttcccCATATGCTACATTTTACAGAAAAGGTAAAATCaagtaaactaaaaaaaatagtaaaaaaataacTAACTCACAACGAAAGTTGAGAAATTTACAAATTAATTGTGCTATTGTACTGATGAAGTAGTAGTTGGAACAACCACGGTAGTTGACGCACTAACAGAAGCATTAGTTGTAGAAAACCCTTCCGTTTCACCACCGTCCAAACCCGCCGCCCACCGCCGTAAAATCCTCAACAACGTCGCCGCCTTCCTCCTCCCTCTCACACTTCCCACCGCCATCAACTCCCAAATCACCCTCTCCACACCATGAATCCCCGCAAGCTCCGTCACAATCTCCGATCCACCTTTCCTACACATCGTCACCAGCGTCGCCGCCGCACTCTCTCTTGCCCTCTCCGATCCCTCCCTCAACACCTTCCCCAATTTCTTTATCCCCATAAAAGCCGCCGCAACCGCCACCAATCCTCCCCGCTTTACCACCGCTTCAAGTATTGTCACAGCTTCCTCCGGCATTCCAGGCATTATCTCCGCCGTCATCTGAACCGCGCCACTCTCAACTAACCTCGCCACCGTTTCACGATCCGACGCCAGATTCAATATCGCCGCAAGAGCATCTCTCTTCGCTCCCTCAGGTCCACTTTTAGCTAACTCAACCAATCCACTAACGACACGTGTCTTCCTCCCTAACCGTTTTCTAAAAGCAACAACTCCCGTTAAACTAAACACCGTCGCCGCAGCATTCGATTTCGCCTCCCACGTGGCACCTGCTCGTAAAACCTCCGTTATCCCATTTAACGCGCCGTCACTTTCCATTATCTTTATCTTATTCGCTTCAAGGATAGAAAGATTTAAAATCGTTGTCACGGCGTTAACTTGTAGGCTCGGGTTGTTCGAACCAACTTCATAGCTTAAAAACCGAACCAAAAGCTCTATAGCTCCAGCTTCGGCTATACAGGCTCGGCTTTCTGAATCAGTTTTCGCTAACACCCGAAGCTCATAAACGACGCCGTTTGTATCTTCCATTGAGTTAGTCAATGTCAACTTGTTGACTAAAAACGACGCCGTCATTCTCGTAGCTTCCAAAGCTGTTTTATTGGCAACACCGCCGTTTATTTTAACGGTAACCGTGTCATCTTCAAACGGAATTTTCTGTTCTCTGCACCACAAAGCTATCATGTTTCTCAAAGCATGATTAGGTATTAAATCCGTGTGGGCCAGGGTCTGACCTGTTTTCGGACACGTGTTATGTCCAGATTCAATCCATAACTTGATGGAGGCACGATCGTACGTCTGTCCTGTTGCCACGACGACAGGATCACGAATCAGTTCTAAGCTTATCGGACACCGGTAATCCGCCGGAACAACAATCTCCAACGACTGATTCCGCCGGAATGTTTCAATTCTCGTCGAGGGCGTTGATGCTCCGAAGAGAACACACTTTGCGTAACGAACTAGGCCGATCAAAGCAAATATAATTGATTTCGATTGTTCTTCACTTTGATTCTGAATCTCTTCTTGAAGATTTTCAATCTCAGTTCTGCATGTTGATGAATCGCGAATTTCCAGTTTCTCGAAAATCGAAGCTAGTTTCTCCTTATTCGGAACAATCTCTCTTTTAATCCCTTCCAGAACAGAAACGACATCGTTTCGGAGAGTGATTTGTTCTTCGCCTAATAGAAGCTTTGATTCTGAACACTGTTTTCTGATGAGATGAACAATCTCCAAAACGTCGTCGTTGAGATTAAACTGATGGATCGGAAAAACATCTAGAAGCGTCGATAATTCTCCGGTGAGTTTGTTGAAATTATCCGCAATGATTTCAATTTGCATTAGAATAGAGAATTTGCTTCCATTGGAACAATCTTCAATCAACGTTTTGATCCTGTGCAACACTATGTACatttcttcaagacaaagatCAAAAGAGTTTGAACAAATAGtggttgaaattgaaattgaagttgaATCATTGCGAATTAGGTCTTCGAAAACGACGCCGAGGAGCTGCGTTTTGCGGATGGTGGAAGATGAGGTTTTGTTTAAGAGAAAACGACACCAAGGAGGTGCGTTTAATGAAGATATTTGGTAGGTGAGGTGTAACAGAGAGTGGAGAAGATTGAAGTTGGTGAGGTTTGGAGAGATAAACGACGACTCTGAAGGTGGTCGTTTAGTTGTAGGGAAAGTTTGAGGTGATATCGCCATGTTTTTTGTGAATTGATGATTGGGATTTAAGTCTATGATAGAGTTGTTGATATCAGAAGtaaaagaagaatgaagaagattatgATTATGGTTATGATGACTTTTCATTGAAGATGGATAGATAGATAGACGAAGAAAAAAGCAAAATTAGGAATTATTATTTAAGCGATTATTCTAAAACAAATTGGGTATGGCCGTTGTTTTTCTCTGCGTGTAATACACAaacttgtggaatcaatgaaacATGGGTCTGCTATGCTGGCTTGGTTAATATAAtagtattatcattattattgcaAGTTGTAGTAATAGGTTTTGAAATTTGActgtgtttttgttttgattaaagttgttgattttatatatatatgcacaacaCAAGCACACCGATTTCTTTGTTGTTGAGGTAGTTGacaattattttttttggttacaaTTATTTGGTCAAATTCATTTATATTGACAATGAGTGTGAAATAAAAGTATATAGCGGCTATTTGTTGAATGTTAGCAGTAGAATGGTTCTTAACTAGACTTTTAAGTTTTaacattatttagtttttttagttAACTAGAGAGAGTGCGGCGGCGACGCTTTTACCATCAACGACAATGTAATTAGGGTTTGCGTTCAAATTTATGATTTCTGATTAATTTAAAAGAGATGTTCTATCATGTCTTTTAAGTatatttagataattatttaatttatttataaattatctgAAGTTTATTAACTTGAGTTTATCAAGTTgattaattgaatattaatattaCCTATAGTACTCTTTTATGTattttatagttattattattagtattagtattttCTTGACTTTGTATGATTTGCCTGGTAGTGGTTTGATCAAGTGAGGCTGCCAATTGGTAAGGGTTGGTGTAGACTTAGTTGTAAATAATATTTCATGGTCATCCATCAttgtatttaatatataataaaatatatttccgAACTAATCAATTATTTGAGAATCACTTTTTTGGGATGGTGGTGGTATATATCAATTCTAGATTTTTATATTCAGGAAAATTTcttttattaacttttttttgttctcttttgttaaagttttccttttattgctttattgtgataaaataaaaaagtatatagAATATATGCTTATTGAACATCACATATTATTAGCAATGATTTTGTCtaactttttatttattcttcGTTATCTTACTAAAAAAGACAATGATTCTATCTTTTTATATAGTAGAGGATAAAATTAGATAAAAAGTTGAAGATAATGGTTATGCTTCTTTATTGATTAGAGGATTCTTGCAAAACTTTAATATTCTAGTGTTTGAATGAGTTGAAAATTttcaattgtttaaaaaaaaattatatataatttaatgtcACATTTATATAGACGCTTAGAACTATTTTCAGTTCTTTTCATATTTAGTGTAGGCGATCATTAAATGTAGATCAACGGTCAAAATGAAATAAGTGATTGTGTTCTTATGAACTGATTAAGAATGAAAATGCACATGTATGTTAGTAAAAAAAGCATTCTTACTAgataattatatcaattttaatgaACATTGAATACATACGAGGcatcaaataaattaatttaattataataatgaaaTACTTTAtggaaataataaaattgaaaaagttgtGTTAAGTACatcttaattataataatttagtaagAAAATGTGTTTTATAAGTGAGTTCAATTTAGTTTTGATAGAAAAATTGATAGTGGAGGTTATATGTTGGTAAGGATGGGTTATGCTTTAAAGTTTTAGCAATGAAATACAGAGGTAAAT contains:
- the LOC131601439 gene encoding U-box domain-containing protein 16-like yields the protein MKSHHNHNHNLLHSSFTSDINNSIIDLNPNHQFTKNMAISPQTFPTTKRPPSESSFISPNLTNFNLLHSLLHLTYQISSLNAPPWCRFLLNKTSSSTIRKTQLLGVVFEDLIRNDSTSISISTTICSNSFDLCLEEMYIVLHRIKTLIEDCSNGSKFSILMQIEIIADNFNKLTGELSTLLDVFPIHQFNLNDDVLEIVHLIRKQCSESKLLLGEEQITLRNDVVSVLEGIKREIVPNKEKLASIFEKLEIRDSSTCRTEIENLQEEIQNQSEEQSKSIIFALIGLVRYAKCVLFGASTPSTRIETFRRNQSLEIVVPADYRCPISLELIRDPVVVATGQTYDRASIKLWIESGHNTCPKTGQTLAHTDLIPNHALRNMIALWCREQKIPFEDDTVTVKINGGVANKTALEATRMTASFLVNKLTLTNSMEDTNGVVYELRVLAKTDSESRACIAEAGAIELLVRFLSYEVGSNNPSLQVNAVTTILNLSILEANKIKIMESDGALNGITEVLRAGATWEAKSNAAATVFSLTGVVAFRKRLGRKTRVVSGLVELAKSGPEGAKRDALAAILNLASDRETVARLVESGAVQMTAEIMPGMPEEAVTILEAVVKRGGLVAVAAAFMGIKKLGKVLREGSERARESAAATLVTMCRKGGSEIVTELAGIHGVERVIWELMAVGSVRGRRKAATLLRILRRWAAGLDGGETEGFSTTNASVSASTTVVVPTTTSSVQ